GCCGGTGCTGAGCGGTGTGGCGGAGAGCAGCGTGGCGGAGGCGTGCCGGTTCGTGCGGGACGGCGAGCGGCTGGGGCTGGACGGTTTCATGGTGATGCCGCCGATGGTGTACCGGTCGCCGGATCCGGCGGAATCGCTGCACCATTTCCGGTGGGTGGCGGAGGCGACGGGGCTGCCGATCATGATCTACAACAATCCGATCAGTTACGGGCACGATCTGACGCCGTCGCTGCTGGAGGTGCTGGCGGGGCAGGGGAACTGCGTGGCGATCAAGGAGAGTTCGGGCAACACGCGACGGATCACGGATCTTCGCAACGCGCTGGGGGATCGCTATGCGCTGTTCACGGGCGTGGACGACCTGGTGCTGGAGAGTGCGATCCTGGGGATCGACGGGTGGGTGGCCGGGACGGGCATTGCATTTCCCGAGGAGAACCAGCGGTTCTGGGACCTGACACGTTGCGGGGAGTGGGAGGCGGCGCGGGAGTTGTACCGATGGTTCACGCCGCTGCTGCATCTGGATGTCCACCCGAAGTTTGTGCAGTACATCAAGCTGGCCGTGCAGGAATGCGGGTTGGGGCAGGAATGGGTGCGGGCCCCGCGTCTGCCGCTGAAGGGGCGGGAGCGGCGCGAGGTGCTGGAGATCATCCGGACCGGGATTGAGAACCGGCCGCGGCTTCCGAAACGGCGCCGCACGGCACGATGAGGGGAGGATGAGGTCGGGAGGGCCGGGTGGGGGATGGATCAGGCGGGGGCGGCGCCGAGACGGGCGAGGAGCCTGGCGTGGATGCCCCCGAAACCGCCATTGCTGAAGACGCAGACGACGTCGCCGGGGACGGCGTGGCGGGCGACGTGCTCGACGATGGCGTCCACGGTGGGCAGGTAGGCGGCATCGCGCCCACGGCGGCGGAGATCCTCCATCAGGCGTTCCGGATTGAGGCGCTGCTCGACGGGGAGTTGTTCGAGGCGGGCGACTTCGGCGAGGACGACTTCGTCGGCGCATTCGAGGGCATCCACGAGTTCCTCCTGGAAGACATTGCGGCGGGTGGTGTTGGAGCGGGGTTCGAAGACCGCCCAGAGGCGGCGTCCGCGGAAGCGGACGCGGAGGGCGCGGACGGTTTCGCGGATGGCGGTGGGATGGTGGCCGAAGTCGTCCACGACGGTGATTCCGCCCGCCTCGCCGCGGGTTTCCATGCGGCGTTTGATGCCGCGGAAGGAATCGAAGGCGACCTGGATTTGGGCATCGGTGAAGCCGCAATGGCGGGCGCAGGCGGCGACCGCGAGGGCGTTGCGGACATTGAACTCGCCGGTGAGCGGGAGGTGGAAGGCGGTCCCGGAGAGGGTGAAGCGGGAGCGGTCGGGGTCGAGTTGGAGGGCGGTGGCACGGAACTCGTTGGCTTCGCCGAGGCCGAAGCGTTTGGCCGGGTAATGAACGGCCTCGGCGAGCAGCGGGGCGACGAGAGGATCGTCGCCGTTGGCGAGGAGGAGTCCGTTGCGGGGGATGAGGCGGATGAAATGGCTGAAGGAGCGCTGGATGGCGGCGACGCTGTCGAAGATGTCGGCGTGATCCATTTCGAGGTTGTTGACGATGGCCACCTCGGGGCGGTAGTGGACGAACTTGCTGCGTTTGTCGAAGAAGGCGGAGTCGTACTCGTCGCCTTCGAGGATGCACCATTCGCTGTCGGTGAAGCGGGCGCCCTGCCCGAGGTTCTCGGGGATGCCGCCGATGAGGAAGCTGGGCTGGTGGCCGTGGGATTCGAAGAGCCAGGCGAGAAGGGAGGTGGTGGTGGTTTTGCCGTGGGTCCCGGTGACGACGATGGAGCGACGGCCCTGGAGGAAGAAATGGCTGAGGACCTCGGGGAGGGAACAGTACCGGAGTTTTCGTTCGAGGACGGCCTCGGCCTCCGGGTTGCCGCGGGAGATGGCGTTGCCGATGACCACCAGGTCGGGCCGGTGGGCGAGGTTGGCCTCGGCGTAACCGTTCATCACCTCGACCCCGCGATCGGCGAGGAAGCCTGACATCGGCGGGTACACGTCGCGGTCGGAGCCGGAGACGACGAAACCGCGTTCCTTCATGGCGACGGCGACGGAGGCCATGGCGGTGCCGCCGATGCCGGTGAAGTGAACGGAGCGAATGGAAGCCAGCACGGGGCGAGCATGGCGGGGGGCGGGAATCCGAAAAAGGCGCAATCGATCTGGCGTTAGGAAATGGGGGGAGGGAAGAGACTTTTCGGCGGGGCGGGCGCGGCTCAGGGTCGGCGGGTGCGCGGGATGGGAACGTGGCGGGAATGGGGGCGGCGACTGCCGGCCTCGGCGGTGCTGTGGTCGTGGCTGTTCAGCGGTCTGCGACTGGCGTCCGGCCTGCTTCTGCTGCCGCTGCTGCTGACCTCGCTGACCAAGGCGGACCTGGGTTTGTACTATGTTTTCCTGAACCTGGGCACGCTGGCCTACCTTGCGGACTTCGGATTTTCGCTCTCGGTGGAACGGGGAGTGTCGTATGCGCTGGGGGGTGCGGCGTCGTTGTCGGCCATGGGTGTGGCCCGGGGCGGGACGGGGGGGGAACCCAATGAGGCGTTGCTGCGGACGGTTCTGCGGGCGACGCGGCGGTTGTACCGGGTCATCACGGTGGGGGCGGCGTTGCTGTTGGGGGTGGGGGGAACGGTGGTGGTGGGGTTGGGGGTGGGGGAGGCGAGTTCCCCCGGGCTGGCGTGGGCGGCCTGGGGGGTGCATCTGGTGGGGACGAGTCTCGAGATCTACTCGTACTATTGGATCGCGGTGCTGCGCGGGTTGAACCGCGTCACGGTGAGTGCCCGGTGGCTGGTGGTGTCGTACGGACTGAAGCTGGGGGTATCGGCGGGGCTACTTCTGGCGGGGGCGGGGCTGCTGGCGGTCCCGGTGGGAGGGTTGATGGCGGGGATCGTATTGCGGGCGGGGGCGAGGCGGGCGGTCCGGGCGCGGGTGCCGGACCTTGGGGAATCGGGGGAGGGCGAAGTGCGGCGGACGCTGGCGGCGTTGTGGCCGAACTCCTGGCGGCTGGGGGCGCAGGGAGCGGCGGTGTTTGTCACGACCAGCAGTTTCGCGTTGATCTGCATGGCCGTGCCGCGGCTGGGACCGGAGGCCTACGCCGAGTACGGGCTTTCGGTGCAGGTCATGCACATTGCGCTGGGCATGGCGGCGGTATGGACTTCGGTGAAGTGGCCGTTGGTGGCGCAATGGCGTGCGCGGGACGATCGGGAGGCGATCCGGCGGGTATTGGCGCCGCGGTTCCGGCTGCAGGTGGCGACGTTTGGGATGCTGGCGGGACTGGCGGTGGGATTGGGGCCCTGGGTGCTGGAGCAGTTGGGAACGGACAAGCATTTCCTGCCGCCGCCCTGGCTGCTGCTGCTGGCGATCAATGCGCTGGGGGAGTTGAACTTCGCCTTCTGGACCACGCTGATATCGACGGAGAACCGGATACCGTCGGCGGGCCCGCTGGTGGCGACGCATGCGGTGGGGTTGGCGGTGGTGGCGGCGTTGGTATGGGGCGGGGGCTGGGGTGTCGAGGCCTTCGTGGTGGTGCCGCTGATTCTGGGCGGTGCGTTCAATTATTGGTGGTGGGCCCGGGTTGGGGCGCGCACTCTCGACACCACATTTCCGCGGTTTGTGGTTGGACCCTTGATTCCGAGTCATGGCCGAATCGAACAAAAGTCGTAATGGGGACCCGGTGGGGGCGGTTGTCTGCCCGCTGTGCGGGGCCACGGAGGGGACCGTGCTGGAACACGTCCCGGTGCGGGCGCTGGACCACGAGTACCGGCGCCAGATGGGGGTGTCGGTGCTGGAGGAGTTCGGGAGCGGGGTGACCGAGCTGGTGCTGATGCGGTGCGGCACCTGCGGGCTGGAGTGGTTTCGCCCGACGATCGCCGGTTCGGCGGGGTTTTACGAGCGATTGGGGGTGAACGAGCAGTACTACTCGACCACCCGGTGGGAGTTCACGGAGACGCTGCGCCGGCTGCCGGCGGATCCCGACCTGATCGACGTGGGATGCGGCGACGGCTTTTTTCTGAACCTGGTGCCGGGGGCGCGGCGGCGGGGCATCGAGTACAACCCGGACGCGGCGCGGCGGGCGCGGGAGAAGGGGTTGCCGGTCGAGGAGACCCGCATCGAGGCGCTGCCGGCATCCAGTGCGGACACGGTGACGTTGTTCCAGGTGCTCGAACATGTGCCGCGCCCGCGGGAGGTGTTGTCCGCGCTCGAGCGGGTGTTGCGACCCGGGGGCCGGCTGTTTGTGGCGGTGCCGAACAACGACGGGTGGGTGGGCCGGGCGCCGGCGAACCCGCTGAACGCGCCGCCCCATCATCCGTTGCGCTGGCGTTCGGAGGCCTTGCGCCACGTGCCGAGGCTGACCGGGTTGGGGCTCGAGGATCTGGTGGAGGAGCCGCTGGCGCCGGAGCACCGGCTGCATTACCGCCGGGCGAGGGCGCTGGAGCGGATGGCCGGCTTGCTGGGTTGGGAAATGCCGCGTTACGGGGTTTCCCCGGCCGCCGTGGCAGCGCGGAAGGTGGCGACCCTGTGGGCGACGTTGTCGCTTCGGCTGC
This genomic interval from Verrucomicrobiia bacterium contains the following:
- a CDS encoding dihydrodipicolinate synthase family protein, which produces MKAHWTGVFPAITTQMHPDGSLDLDGTARHAEALIGSGVSGMILLGSLGENQSLTASEKREVAAALIEAVDGRVPVLSGVAESSVAEACRFVRDGERLGLDGFMVMPPMVYRSPDPAESLHHFRWVAEATGLPIMIYNNPISYGHDLTPSLLEVLAGQGNCVAIKESSGNTRRITDLRNALGDRYALFTGVDDLVLESAILGIDGWVAGTGIAFPEENQRFWDLTRCGEWEAARELYRWFTPLLHLDVHPKFVQYIKLAVQECGLGQEWVRAPRLPLKGRERREVLEIIRTGIENRPRLPKRRRTAR
- the mpl gene encoding UDP-N-acetylmuramate:L-alanyl-gamma-D-glutamyl-meso-diaminopimelate ligase; this translates as MASVAVAMKERGFVVSGSDRDVYPPMSGFLADRGVEVMNGYAEANLAHRPDLVVIGNAISRGNPEAEAVLERKLRYCSLPEVLSHFFLQGRRSIVVTGTHGKTTTTSLLAWLFESHGHQPSFLIGGIPENLGQGARFTDSEWCILEGDEYDSAFFDKRSKFVHYRPEVAIVNNLEMDHADIFDSVAAIQRSFSHFIRLIPRNGLLLANGDDPLVAPLLAEAVHYPAKRFGLGEANEFRATALQLDPDRSRFTLSGTAFHLPLTGEFNVRNALAVAACARHCGFTDAQIQVAFDSFRGIKRRMETRGEAGGITVVDDFGHHPTAIRETVRALRVRFRGRRLWAVFEPRSNTTRRNVFQEELVDALECADEVVLAEVARLEQLPVEQRLNPERLMEDLRRRGRDAAYLPTVDAIVEHVARHAVPGDVVCVFSNGGFGGIHARLLARLGAAPA
- a CDS encoding class I SAM-dependent methyltransferase, whose amino-acid sequence is MAESNKSRNGDPVGAVVCPLCGATEGTVLEHVPVRALDHEYRRQMGVSVLEEFGSGVTELVLMRCGTCGLEWFRPTIAGSAGFYERLGVNEQYYSTTRWEFTETLRRLPADPDLIDVGCGDGFFLNLVPGARRRGIEYNPDAARRAREKGLPVEETRIEALPASSADTVTLFQVLEHVPRPREVLSALERVLRPGGRLFVAVPNNDGWVGRAPANPLNAPPHHPLRWRSEALRHVPRLTGLGLEDLVEEPLAPEHRLHYRRARALERMAGLLGWEMPRYGVSPAAVAARKVATLWATLSLRLRATEDAGVAPGHSLLAVYRKPC